Proteins encoded together in one Cicer arietinum cultivar CDC Frontier isolate Library 1 chromosome 4, Cicar.CDCFrontier_v2.0, whole genome shotgun sequence window:
- the LOC101503497 gene encoding uncharacterized protein isoform X2, translating into MDLEEREDEELDTTSNANSGSSQMNCVFKSGLTVGKKILAVGVVATSVPLVLPAFVVASAIGLAVSMPCAVFYVSHTCTQNLMSKLLPKPTSQEQGPLLLEHVCFKPNIDDITHVKDEAIEKTENEMVGVNCQNNMMFSHDYGKGVLKEEEEAVEPELLHSSDVNYDVVQHNGSEKGSTDYFSEEKEEGETLPLKGEIYGGMEKSNMEKAMSGATSFDESEEFQAPFDFGVTTTIVLEECEDHEVKEGDIEEEEMRKETKGLLEKIRDEGRNDMRGEYEKGVQDIGPVVENMEVGEEEKQNLGNGDEIRNQQEDSRVCKEMVPSRNDDNKDIVFNEVVESSENARGVLELEVDGSNDSQKPIDETSESELLDGRGFQYDTVSDELIGDLLMEMQLLNTLVAEDLSEVNDEKTDTRENFDEEPEPTILQKAVLDDDVSDVNQEMHLHEDNKRMDSSDADAVEIAYESELHLSDENKIDSDAHSYTVDLHEESSNVKVGMHTDSMEVLVSSLELESRTSECSSEKNIVCPSEEVSFNKENIWKQINVIRKIIGYEATNQTSYADELKALYIFTGVEPPTFLKENPFDPAEINEKLHFLMSIVGIKTDAP; encoded by the exons GCGGTTGGTGTTGTAGCCACTTCTGTTCCTCTTGTTCTTCCAGCTTTTGTAGTTGCTTCTGCTATTGGTCTTGCTGTTTCTATGCCTTGTGCTGTCTTTTATGTTAGCCATACTTGCACTCAGAATTTAATGAGTAAGTTGCTTCCTAAGCCTACATCTCAGGAACAGGGTCCCCTGCTACTTGAACATGTGTGTTTTAAGCCAAATATTGATGACATTACACATGTAAAGGATGAAGCAATTGAAAAGACAGAAAATGAAATGGTTGGTGTTAATTGTCAGAATAATATGATGTTTTCTCATGATTATGGAAAAGGGGTTTTGAAAGAGGAGGAGGAGGCTGTCGAGCCGGAATTGTTACATTCAAGTGATGTTAATTATGATGTCGTCCAACACAATGGTTCTGAGAAAGGTAGTACTGATTATTTCTCTGAGGAGAAAGAGGAGGGTGAAACTTTACCATTGAAGGGTGAAATATATGGTGGAATGGAAAAAAGTAACATGGAAAAGGCGATGAGTGGAGCGACAAGTTTTGATGAGAGTGAAGAATTTCAAGCACCTTTTGATTTTGGTGTCACAACTACTATTGTTTTAGAGGAATGTGAGGATCATGAGGTTAAAGAGGGTGATATAGAGGAAGAAGAGATGCGGAAAGAAACAAAGGGGTTATTAGAAAAAATTAGAGATGAAGGTAGGAATGATATGAGAGGAGAATATGAAAAAGGAGTTCAAGATATTGGTCCAGTTGTTGAAAATATGGAAGTAGGAGAGGAAGAGAAACAGAATTTGGGAAATGGAGATGAAATAAGGAACCAACAAGAAGATTCAAGAGTATGTAAGGAGATGGTTCCGTCAAGAAATGATGATAATAAGGATATTGTTTTCAATGAGGTGGTAGAATCAAGTGAAAATGCAAGAGGTGTGTTAGAGTTAGAGGTTGATGGTTCAAATGACTCGCAGAAGCCAATCGATGAAACTTCTGAATCTGAACTGCTGGATGGAAGAGGTTTCCAATATGATACGGTTTCAGATGAACTGATCGGAGATTTGCTGATGGAAATGCAGCTTCTTAATACTTTGGTAGCTGAGGACTTGTCTGAGGTTAACGATGAAAAAACAGATACAcgtgaaaattttgatgaggaACCGGAGCCTACTATATTACAGAAAGCGGTATTAGATGATGACGTATCTGATGTGAATCAAGAAATGCATTTGCACGAAGATAATAAAAGAATGGACTCATCAGATGCAGATGCAGTAGAAATTGCTTATGAAAGTGAGCTTCACTTGAGTGACGAAAACAAAATCGATTCGGATGCGCACTCATATACAGTTGATTTGCATGAAG AATCTTCAAATGTTAAAGTTGGTATGCATACAGATTCGATGGAGGTTCTTGTTTCGTCCCTAGAACTGGAATCTAGGACATCTGAATGTTCCTCTGAAAAAAACATTGTTTGCCCTTCTGAAGAG GTTTCATTCAACAAAGAGAACATATGGAAACAAATTAATGTCATCCGGAAGATAATAGGATATGAAGCTACAAACCAAACATCATATGCAGATGAATTGAAGGCTCTCTACATCTTCACTGGAGTTGAACCTCCCACTTTTCTCAAAGAGAACCCCTTCGACCCTGCCGAAATCAATGAAAAGCTCCACTTTCTCATGTCCATTGTGGGAATTAAGACGGATGCGCCTTAG
- the LOC101504470 gene encoding F-box protein PP2 (The RefSeq protein has 3 substitutions compared to this genomic sequence): MTEIHQLPEGCIADILSRTTPVDACRLSLISKTFQSAADSDAVWNRFLPSDSNFISSIISHSPSLANASSKKALYLALSDPHKPIIFDQGRKSFQLDRKSAKKCYMLGARALNIVWTCTKRYWQWIAMPQSRFPEVAELLNVCWLEIRGKINAVALSPNTQYTAYLVFNMIGDWGFQNLPVEVTIDGARSYSSSKLVCLDPNVEGRPHNRVIGLQRPSVRSDGWLEIEMGEFFSSGLEDDEVRMSVVEIKGQNWKRGLFVEGIEVRLKEDN, translated from the exons ATGACAGAGATTCATCAATTGCCGGAAGGCTGCATCGCCGACATACTATCTCGCACGACTCCCGTTGACGCTTGCAGACTCTCCCTCATTTCCAAAACATTCCAATCTGCCGCCGATTCTGACGCTGTCTGGAATCGCTTTCTCCCTTCCGATTCCAATTTCATTTCCTCTATCATCTCACACTCTCCTTCTCTTGCCAACGCTTCTTCCAAAAAAGCTCTTTATCTTGCCCTATCTGATCCCCATAAACCTATCATCTTCGACCAAGGTCGCAAG AGCTTTCAATTGGACAGGAAGAGTGCAAAAAAGTGTTACATGCTTGGTGCTAGAGCTCTCAACATTGTTTGGGCTTGTACTAAGCGTTATTGGCAATGGATTGCTATGCCTCAGTCCAG GTTCCCTGAAGTTGCTGAGCTTCTCAATGTGTGTTGGCTTGAAATTCGTGGGAAGATAAACGCCGTTGCCTTGTCCCCAAATACTCAGTATGCGGCTTATCTTGTGTTCAACATGATCGGTGACTGGGGATTTCAGAATCTTCCTGTGGAGGTAACAATTGATGGAGCAGGCAGCTATAGTAGTTCCAAACTTGTCTGTTTGGATCCAAATGTGGAAGGTAGGCCGCACAACAGAGTAATAGGATTACAACGTCCTAGTGTGAGAAGCGATGGGTGGTTGGAGATTGAGATGGGAGAATTCTTCAGTTCAGGCCTAGAAGATGATGAAGTTCGGATGAGTGTTGTGGAGATAAAGGGTCAAAATTGGAAGAGAGGTCTCTTTGTCGAAGGAATCGAAGTAAGGCTTAAGGAAGATAATTAA
- the LOC101509828 gene encoding subtilisin-like protease SBT3 has translation MEANFMVSVPLMLLNIITPFVLLSLHAKAESSTYIVHMDKSLMPQVFTTHQNWYESTLQSTNSEVDQSKKLLYTYNHAMHGFSAVLSSNDLNTLKKSHGFVSAYPDRTATIDTTHTFEFLSLDPSKGLWNASNLGEGVIVGVIDTGVWPESESFKDIGMTKNIPTKWKGTCETGQDFNTSMCNLKLIGARYFNKGVIASKKPNVKISMNSARDTQGHGSHTSSTVAGNYVKDASFFGYAKGVARGIAPRARISMYKVLWDEGRQASDVLAGMDQAIDDGVDVISISLGFDSVPLYEDPVAIASFAAMEKGVVVSSSAGNEGPKLGTLHNGIPWLLTVAAGTIDRTFGSLVLGNGEIIVGWTLFPATNAIVQNLQLVYNKTLSPCNSFNLLSEAATRGIIICDSLESVSVIHQINVVTSASVVGAVFISEDPILIETGRVFSPSIVISPKHKKSLIHYIKSVEFPIASINFQQTFVGIKPAPSAAYYTSRGPSKSYPKILKPDVMAPGSNVLAAYVPTLSSARIGTNIYLSNGYNILSGTSMSCPHASGVAALLKAAHPEWSAAAIRSAIITTANPNDNTNNPIMDNGNLSQFASPLAMGAGEIDPNKALDPGFIYDATPQDYVNLLCDFGYTHKQILTITRSKVYNCDNPSSDLNYPSFIVLYGNKKRTMVQKFLRSVTNVGDGAASYKVKVTKPKGCVVTVLPEKLTFNYKNEKLSYTVEIKYKRNKKELNVSFGDIVWIEEGGARTVRSPIVVASNDIV, from the exons ATGGAAGCTAACTTTATGGTTTCTGTTCCATTGATGTTGCTAAATATTATTACTCCTTTTGTTTTACTTTCTCTCCATGCTAAAGCTGAAAGTTCCACCTATATAGTCCACATGGACAAATCCCTCATGCCTCAAGTCTTCACAACCCATCAAAATTGGTATGAATCAACTCTTCAATCCACAAATTCAGAAGTTGaccaatcaaaaaaattattgtacacTTACAATCATGCCATGCATGGATTCAGTGCAGTGCTATCATCAAATGACTTAAACACCCTTAAAAAATCTCATGGTTTTGTCTCAGCATACCCTGACCGAACAGCCACAATAGACACAACACATACCTTTGAGTTTCTTTCATTAGACCCTTCAAAAGGGTTATGGAATGCATCAAATTTAGGTGAAGGTGTTATTGTTGGTGTTATTGACACAGGTGTTTGGCCTGAAAGTGAAAGCTTTAAAGACATTGGAATGACAAAAAACATCCCAACAAAATGGAAAGGAACATGTGAAACAGGACAAGACTTCAACACTTCAATGTGTAACTTGAAATTAATTGGAGCTAGATATTTCAACAAAGGTGTAATTGCTTCAAAAAAACCAAATGTGAAAATCAGCATGAATTCAGCTAGAGACACACAAGGACATGGTAGTCACACATCATCAACTGTTGCTGGAAACTATGTTAAAGATGCATCTTTTTTTGGTTATGCAAAAGGTGTTGCAAGAGGGATTGCACCAAGAGCTAGAATTTCAATGTATAAAGTTCTTTGGGATGAGGGTCGTCAAGCTTCTGATGTTCTTGCAGGAATGGACCAAGCTATTGATGATGGCGTTGATGTTATTTCAATCTCCTTGGGATTTGATAGTGTTCCACTTTATGAGGATCCAGTTGCAATAGCTTCTTTTGCAGCTATGGAAAAGGGTGTTGTTGTTTCATCTTCTGCTGGAAATGAAGGTCCAAAACTTGGTACTTTGCACAATGGAATCCCTTGGCTTTTAACTGTTGCAGCAG GTACAATTGACCGTACTTTTGGTAGTTTGGTACTTGGAAATGGCGAAATTATTGTTGGTTGGACTTTGTTTCCTGCTACTAATGCTATAGTTCAAAATCTTCAACTTGTTTACAACAAAACTCTATCACCATGCAACTCATTTAATCTTTTAAGCGAAGCTGCAACACGAGGGATCATTATATGTGATTCATTAGAATCAGTCTCAGTTATTCACCAAATCAATGTTGTTACTTCCGCAAGTGTTGTTGGCGCTGTGTTTATCTCAGAAGATCCAATACTTATTGAAACTGGAAGAGTTTTCTCACCAAGTATTGTAATTAGTCCAAAACACAAAAAATCACTTATCCACTACATAAAAAGTGTTGAATTTCCAATTGCTAGCATCAATTTTCAACAAACATTTGTTGGAATCAAACCAGCACCTTCGGCTGCATATTACACTTCAAGAGGTCCTTCCAAAAGTTATCCAAAAATCTTAAAGCCTGATGTAATGGCACCAGGCTCTAATGTTCTAGCGGCTTATGTTCCAACTCTATCGTCAGCTAGAATTGGAACaaacatttatttatcaaatggTTACAATATTTTATCAGGAACATCAATGTCATGTCCACACGCGTCAGGTGTTGCCGCTTTGTTGAAAGCGGCACATCCTGAATGGAGTGCAGCTGCTATAAGATCAGCAATAATTACCACTGCTAATCCAAATGATAATACAAATAATCCAATTATGGATAATGGTAATTTATCACAATTTGCTTCACCACTTGCTATGGGAGCTGGTGAGATTGATCCTAATAAAGCATTGGATCCTGGTTTCATATATGATGCTACACCACAAGATTATGTTAATCTCCTTTGTGATTTTGGTTATACACATAAACAAATCTTGACTATTACTAGATCAAAGGTTTATAATTGTGATAACCCTTCATCTGATCTTAATTATCCTTCTTTTATTGTTTTGTATGGTAACAAAAAAAGAACAATGGTGCAAAAGTTTTTGAGGAGTGTGACTAATGTTGGAGATGGTGCTGCTAGTTATAAAGTCAAGGTGACAAAACCAAAAGGGTGTGTTGTTACTGTGTTACCTGAgaaattaacatttaattataaGAATGAGAAGTTGAGTTATACTGTTGAAATAAAGTATAAACGGAATAAGAAGGAATTAAATGTGTCATTTGGGGACATTGTTTGGATTGAAGAGGGTGGTGCACGTACTGTTAGGAGTCCTATTGTTGTGGCATCAAATGATATTGTTTGA
- the LOC101503497 gene encoding uncharacterized protein isoform X1 produces MDLEEREDEELDTTSNANSGSSQMNCVFKSGLTVGKKILAVGVVATSVPLVLPAFVVASAIGLAVSMPCAVFYVSHTCTQNLMSKLLPKPTSQEQGPLLLEHVCFKPNIDDITHVKDEAIEKTENEMVGVNCQNNMMFSHDYGKGVLKEEEEAVEPELLHSSDVNYDVVQHNGSEKGSTDYFSEEKEEGETLPLKGEIYGGMEKSNMEKAMSGATSFDESEEFQAPFDFGVTTTIVLEECEDHEVKEGDIEEEEMRKETKGLLEKIRDEGRNDMRGEYEKGVQDIGPVVENMEVGEEEKQNLGNGDEIRNQQEDSRVCKEMVPSRNDDNKDIVFNEVVESSENARGVLELEVDGSNDSQKPIDETSESELLDGRGFQYDTVSDELIGDLLMEMQLLNTLVAEDLSEVNDEKTDTRENFDEEPEPTILQKAVLDDDVSDVNQEMHLHEDNKRMDSSDADAVEIAYESELHLSDENKIDSDAHSYTVDLHEESSNVKVGMHTDSMEVLVSSLELESRTSECSSEKNIVCPSEELLQVSFNKENIWKQINVIRKIIGYEATNQTSYADELKALYIFTGVEPPTFLKENPFDPAEINEKLHFLMSIVGIKTDAP; encoded by the exons GCGGTTGGTGTTGTAGCCACTTCTGTTCCTCTTGTTCTTCCAGCTTTTGTAGTTGCTTCTGCTATTGGTCTTGCTGTTTCTATGCCTTGTGCTGTCTTTTATGTTAGCCATACTTGCACTCAGAATTTAATGAGTAAGTTGCTTCCTAAGCCTACATCTCAGGAACAGGGTCCCCTGCTACTTGAACATGTGTGTTTTAAGCCAAATATTGATGACATTACACATGTAAAGGATGAAGCAATTGAAAAGACAGAAAATGAAATGGTTGGTGTTAATTGTCAGAATAATATGATGTTTTCTCATGATTATGGAAAAGGGGTTTTGAAAGAGGAGGAGGAGGCTGTCGAGCCGGAATTGTTACATTCAAGTGATGTTAATTATGATGTCGTCCAACACAATGGTTCTGAGAAAGGTAGTACTGATTATTTCTCTGAGGAGAAAGAGGAGGGTGAAACTTTACCATTGAAGGGTGAAATATATGGTGGAATGGAAAAAAGTAACATGGAAAAGGCGATGAGTGGAGCGACAAGTTTTGATGAGAGTGAAGAATTTCAAGCACCTTTTGATTTTGGTGTCACAACTACTATTGTTTTAGAGGAATGTGAGGATCATGAGGTTAAAGAGGGTGATATAGAGGAAGAAGAGATGCGGAAAGAAACAAAGGGGTTATTAGAAAAAATTAGAGATGAAGGTAGGAATGATATGAGAGGAGAATATGAAAAAGGAGTTCAAGATATTGGTCCAGTTGTTGAAAATATGGAAGTAGGAGAGGAAGAGAAACAGAATTTGGGAAATGGAGATGAAATAAGGAACCAACAAGAAGATTCAAGAGTATGTAAGGAGATGGTTCCGTCAAGAAATGATGATAATAAGGATATTGTTTTCAATGAGGTGGTAGAATCAAGTGAAAATGCAAGAGGTGTGTTAGAGTTAGAGGTTGATGGTTCAAATGACTCGCAGAAGCCAATCGATGAAACTTCTGAATCTGAACTGCTGGATGGAAGAGGTTTCCAATATGATACGGTTTCAGATGAACTGATCGGAGATTTGCTGATGGAAATGCAGCTTCTTAATACTTTGGTAGCTGAGGACTTGTCTGAGGTTAACGATGAAAAAACAGATACAcgtgaaaattttgatgaggaACCGGAGCCTACTATATTACAGAAAGCGGTATTAGATGATGACGTATCTGATGTGAATCAAGAAATGCATTTGCACGAAGATAATAAAAGAATGGACTCATCAGATGCAGATGCAGTAGAAATTGCTTATGAAAGTGAGCTTCACTTGAGTGACGAAAACAAAATCGATTCGGATGCGCACTCATATACAGTTGATTTGCATGAAG AATCTTCAAATGTTAAAGTTGGTATGCATACAGATTCGATGGAGGTTCTTGTTTCGTCCCTAGAACTGGAATCTAGGACATCTGAATGTTCCTCTGAAAAAAACATTGTTTGCCCTTCTGAAGAG CTTTTGCAGGTTTCATTCAACAAAGAGAACATATGGAAACAAATTAATGTCATCCGGAAGATAATAGGATATGAAGCTACAAACCAAACATCATATGCAGATGAATTGAAGGCTCTCTACATCTTCACTGGAGTTGAACCTCCCACTTTTCTCAAAGAGAACCCCTTCGACCCTGCCGAAATCAATGAAAAGCTCCACTTTCTCATGTCCATTGTGGGAATTAAGACGGATGCGCCTTAG
- the LOC101504148 gene encoding LOW QUALITY PROTEIN: putative F-box protein PP2-B12 (The sequence of the model RefSeq protein was modified relative to this genomic sequence to represent the inferred CDS: inserted 2 bases in 1 codon), whose protein sequence is MTELEELPEGDIAAILSHTTPLDACRLSLVSSTFRSAADSDAVWNCFLPFDSNFISSIIPHSPSLLNAPTKKAFYLALSDPHKPIIIDNAKKSFQLERKSGKKCYMLAARSLFIVWGDTTVYWNWIPMPESRFPEVAALHQVCWLEIRGMVNTLALSKNTLYAVYLVFKMIDASGFEHCPVELSVGVEGGHSRTKLVCLDPNVRGSQQRRQRNINRRVAGLQRPSVRRDGWLEIEMGEFFNSGVEDEEVKMSVCEINGGQWKRGLFVEGIEVRPKXKTIKQHLLNYAGVLCLKI, encoded by the exons ATGACAGAGCTTGAAGAATTGCCAGAAGGTGACATAGCTGCCATACTGTCTCACACTACTCCCCTTGACGCCTGCCGTCTCTCCCTCGTTTCCAGTACTTTCCGATCTGCCGCTGATTCCGACGCTGTCTGGAATTGCTTTCTCCCTTTCGATTCCAATTTCATTTCCTCCATCATCCCACACTCTCCTTCCCTTCTCAACGCTCCTACAAAAAAAGCTTTCTATCTCGCTCTTTCTGATCCCCATAAACCTATCATCATCGACAATGCTAAAAAG AGTTTTCAATTGGAGAGAAAGAGTGGGAAAAAGTGTTACATGCTTGCTGCCAGATCTCTCTTCATTGTTTGGGGTGATACTACGGTATATTGGAACTGGATTCCTATGCCTGAGTCCAG GTTCCCTGAAGTTGCTGCGCTTCATCAGGTGTGTTGGCTTGAAATTCGTGGGATGGTAAACACCCTTGCCTTGTCCAAAAATACTTTGTATGCTGTGTATCTTGTGTTCAAGATGATTGATGCCTCGGGATTTGAACACTGTCCTGTGGAGTTATCAGTTGGTGTCGAAGGTGGCCATAGTAGAACTAAACTTGTTTGTTTGGATCCAAATGTGAGAGGTAGTCAGCAGCGGCGGCAGCGCAACATCAACAGAAGAGTAGCAGGACTGCAACGTCCTAGTGTGAGAAGGGATGGGTGGTTGGAGATTGAGATGGGAGAGTTCTTCAATTCAGGCGTCGAAGATGAAGAAGTCAAGATGAGTGTTTGCGAGATAAATGGTGGTCAGTGGAAGAGAGGTTTATTTGTTGAAGGAATAGAAGTTAGGCCTAA GAAGACTATTAAACAACATTTACTGAACTATGCAGGGGTCTTGTGCTTGAAGATTTGA
- the LOC101504791 gene encoding probable serine/threonine-protein kinase PBL26, with product MNCFPCCGPQKNKKSNSKREHGSTTPQETTPASKAPDMKKQKGDEQQNQGGGGGGDPTNLNAQNFTFRELATATKNFRQECLLGEGGFGRVYKGIIPTTGQVVAVKQLDRHGTENSKEFLAEVASLSHLHHENLVNLIGYCADGDQRLLVYEYFPAATLEDRLFENKTDQPPLNWFERMRVAAGASNGLEYLHDSANPPVIYRDLKACNILLDNNLNAKLYDFGMHRLSGGDKMNHAPPRVMGTYGYCAPEYTRTGQFSSKSDVYSFGVVLLELITGRRAIDTTRPNEEQNLVSWAQPLFRDPKRYPDMADPLLNKNFPEKDLNQIVAMASMCLQEEPDARPLIGDVVTALSFLSTAPTQPIPPSIPTATSVSKHSVASESEAESGSESGSESGSESEGESSEDEGSRHEDNGTAQNHVAVAVSKKHKENDVSENNKNTNSHPQQKLPSKSSRKSSTKSRNETISKDSADGSASSSGKSSSKKWQSFVGNLSQKKSSKKSSVKELSQKSSKKKSIKDVSKKSSRKTSIRELSNKVSGKSSARVSSRKESEDGSMISSQRSASSSHYTSSGMSERSSSRGSGSVHSDINGSKRTSMRLGMESDEGSDRPFDRMSSSGSDR from the exons ATGAATTGCTTCCCGTGTTGTGGTCcccaaaaaaataagaaaagcaATAGTAAGAGAGAGCATGGTTCTACAACGCCACAAGAAACTACACCTGCATCAAAAGCACCTG ATATGAAGAAACAAAAGGGAGATGAGCAACAAAACcaaggaggaggaggaggaggcgACCCAACAAATCTTAATGCACAAAATTTTACATTTCGTGAGCTAGCAAcagcaacaaaaaatttcaGACAGGAATGTCTCCTAGGTGAAGGAGGCTTTGGAAGGGTCTACAAAGGGATCATTCCTACAACTGGACAG GTTGTGGCTGTGAAGCAACTCGATCGACATGGGACAGAAAACAGCAAGGAATTTTTGGCTGAAGTTGCATCGCTGAGCCATTTGCACCATGAAAATCTAGTCAATCTTATTGGTTATTGTGCTGATGGTGATCAACGTCTTTTGGTATATGAATACTTTCCTGCAGCTACTCTTGAAGACCGTCTTTTTG AGAATAAAACAGATCAACCACCATTAAACTGGTTTGAAAGAATGAGAGTAGCAGCAGGTGCTTCAAACGGACTAGAGTACTTGCATGACAGTGCCAACCCCCCAGTTATATACCGTGACTTGAAAGCATGCAACATTTTGTTGGATAATAATCTTAATGCAAAACTATATGATTTTGGAATGCATAGGCTTTCTGGTGGTGACAAGATGAACCATGCACCCCCAAGAGTTATGGGTACATATGGTTACTGTGCTCCTGAATATACAAGAACAGGTCAATTCTCCTCGAAGTCGGATGTATACAGTTTTGGAGTTGTCTTGCTTGAACTTATCACTGGACGACGTGCCATTGACACCACAAGACCTAACGAAGAGCAAAATCTAGTTTCATGG GCACAACCCTTATTCAGGGATCCAAAAAGATATCCAGATATGGCAGATCcacttttgaataaaaatttcCCAGAAAAGGATCTGAATCAAATTGTTGCAATGGCATCCATGTGCTTACAAGAGGAACCAGATGCCCGTCCTTTGATCGGTGACGTTGTAACGGCTCTGAGTTTTCTTTCCACTGCTCCAACACAACCAATTCCACCTTCAATCCCCACAGCCACCTCTGTCTCTAAGCATAGTGTTGCCAGTGAAAGCGAAGCTGAAAGTGGAAGTGAGAGTGGAAGTGAGAGTGGAAGTGAATCAGAAGGAGAAAGTTCAGAAGATGAAGGTTCTCGCCATGAAGACAATGGAACTGCCCAAAATCATGTTGCAGTTGCAGTTAgtaaaaaacataaagaaaatgatgtctcagaaaataataaaaatactaatagcCATCCTCAACAAAAGTTGCCTTCGAAATCAAGCCGAAAAAGCAGCACAAAATCAAGGAATGAAACAATCAGTAAAGATTCAGCAGATGGAAGTGCATCTTCTAGTGGAAAAAGCAGTAGCAAAAAATGGCAAAGCTTTGTTGGTAATTTAAGCCAAAAGAAAAGCAGCAAAAAATCTTCTGTCAAAGAGTTAAGCCAAAAGAGcagcaaaaaaaaatcaatcaaagatgtAAGCAAGAAAAGCAGTAGAAAAACTTCTATCAGAGAGTTAAGCAATAAGGTTAGTGGAAAATCTTCTGCTCGAGTTTCGAGCCGCAAGGAATCTGAAGATGGAAGCATGATTTCGTCTCAAAGAAGTGCCTCATCAAGCCATTATACTAGCAGTGGTATGTCGGAGCGTAGCAGCAGCCGAGGAAGTGGGAGTGTTCACTCAGACATTAATGGTAGCAAAAGGACAAGCATGCGATTAGGCATGGAATCTGATGAGGGAAGCGATCGTCCTTTCGACCGCATGAGCAGCAGTGGATCGGATCGGTGA
- the LOC101503833 gene encoding putative F-box protein PP2-B12 produces the protein MVVIAEDGAEFNNLPEGCIANILSFTSPRDVGRLSLVSWTFRSAAESDAVWDKFLPSDYHSIISQSSTDIHNSFSLLSKKDIYLNLRHKPLLIEDGKKSFQLDKINGKKWYMLSARSLFIVWGDTPRYWRWICVPDARFSEVAELVSVCWFEIRGWINTSILSPKTLYGAYLVFKPSGANGSYGFEYQPVEASIAIAGCDTTQRNVFLDAERGRRLRYQIVPRRARIGLFNRTRSEEVPVVPTENVDDLQHKYPKEREDGWLEIELGEFFNQGGDDKEVEIGVNEVKAGDWKGGLLVQGIEIRPKSKSC, from the exons atggtTGTAATTGCTGAAGATGGTGCTGAATTTAACAATCTACCTGAAGGTTGTATAGCAAATATTCTGTCCTTTACATCTCCTCGAGATGTTGGAAGACTCTCTTTGGTTTCATGGACTTTCAGATCCGCCGCTGAATCTGATGCTGTTTGGGATAAGTTTTTGCCATCTGATTATCATTCTATTATTTCTCAATCTTCTACCGACATACATAATTCCTTTTCTCTCCTTTCCAAGAAAGATATTTATCTCAATCTCCGTCACAAACCTCTCCTCATAGAGGATGGTAAAAAg AGCTTTCAACTGGATAAAATAAATGGGAAGAAATGGTACATGTTATCAGCGAGGAGTCTGTTTATTGTATGGGGAGACACTCCGAGGTATTGGAGGTGGATTTGTGTTCCAGATGCGAG GTTTTCTGAGGTGGCTGAACTGGTTAGTGTGTGTTGGTTTGAAATACGGGGGTGGATCAACACTAGCATACTATCCCCAAAGACTTTGTACGGAGCATACCTTGTATTTAAGCCGAGTGGTGCTAATGGATCCTATGGGTTTGAATATCAGCCAGTAGAAGCTTCCATTGCAATTGCTGGATGTGATACTACCCAGCGAAATGTATTCTTGGATGCAGAAAGAGGACGAAGGCTAAGATACCAGATTGTTCCTCGCCGTGCTCGTATCGGGTTATTCAATCGAACTCGTTCTGAGGAAGTGCCAGTAGTACCCACAGAAAATGTTGATGATTTGCAGCACAAGTATCCCAAGGAGAGAGAAGATGGGTGGTTGGAGATAGAATTGGGAGAGTTCTTCAATCAAGGAGGAGATGATAAGGAGGTGGAGATTGGGGTTAACGAAGTCAAGGCTGGTGATTGGAAGGGTGGCCTTCTTGTTCAAGGAATCGAAATAAGGCCTAAGTCTAAATCATGCTGA